A window from Leptothermofonsia sichuanensis E412 encodes these proteins:
- a CDS encoding DUF6464 family protein translates to MVETLIILVIALIPALFSWLLMRKAEVQARERLRAAMNASVTHRLGRFYGYPQTPDHRYVEGIGYLFGDITCRYNARSPYLRCAVNPAGPCNACPHYASIERGAGDGEQEV, encoded by the coding sequence ATGGTAGAAACGCTGATTATTCTTGTAATTGCACTCATCCCAGCACTTTTCTCCTGGCTGTTGATGCGGAAAGCTGAAGTGCAGGCAAGGGAACGGTTGCGGGCGGCGATGAATGCATCGGTCACCCATCGTCTTGGCAGGTTTTATGGTTATCCTCAAACACCTGATCATCGTTATGTAGAGGGGATCGGTTATTTATTTGGAGACATCACCTGTCGCTACAACGCCCGCTCACCCTACCTTCGATGTGCCGTCAATCCTGCTGGACCCTGTAATGCCTGCCCGCACTATGCGTCAATTGAACGGGGCGCGGGGGATGGGGAACAGGAGGTTTAG
- a CDS encoding anthranilate synthase component I family protein — MIFPSFSEFSQLASQGNFVPVYQEWVADLDTPVSAWYRVCAGQPYSFLLESVEGGENLGRYSLLGCDPLWILEARGNCTTQTFRDGSTQIFEGNPFDALARCLEPYQPVKLPQLPPGIGGLFGFWGYELIHWIEPRVPIYPATEDDLPDGLWMQVDSLLIFDQVKRKIWAIAYANLRDPGTHQEAAYQDACDRVTQLVNKLQSPLSDQARMLVWTSPEVRRQEPGDPQPPAASPTLSFSSNTSKQEFCANVEKAKAHIQAGDIFQVVLSQRLTAEYTGDPFALYRSLRLINPSPYMAYFHFGNWQIIGSSPEVMVRAEQADPTSPMVAVVRPIAGTRPRGKTPHEDAELAEDLLRDPKELAEHVMLVDLGRNDLGRVSVNGTVRVDELMVIERYSHVMHIVSNVVGELAPTKTAWDLLKACFPAGTVSGAPKIRAMEIIHDLEPCRRGPYSGAYGYYDFEGQLNTAIAIRTMVVRSLEGDKHAVSVQAGAGLVADSIPEKEYEETLNKAKGMLEAIRSLG, encoded by the coding sequence ATGATTTTTCCCTCTTTCTCCGAATTTTCCCAGTTAGCCAGCCAGGGTAATTTTGTTCCGGTTTATCAGGAATGGGTTGCAGATTTGGATACGCCGGTATCTGCCTGGTATCGGGTTTGTGCAGGACAGCCCTACAGCTTTTTGCTGGAGTCAGTAGAAGGGGGCGAAAATTTGGGACGCTATAGTCTGTTGGGATGCGATCCTCTGTGGATTCTGGAAGCCAGAGGCAATTGCACAACTCAGACATTCCGGGACGGCTCGACTCAGATCTTTGAAGGGAATCCCTTTGATGCCCTGGCTCGTTGTCTGGAACCGTACCAGCCGGTCAAACTGCCCCAGTTACCGCCGGGAATTGGCGGACTGTTCGGGTTCTGGGGATATGAGTTAATTCACTGGATTGAGCCTCGCGTACCAATCTATCCTGCAACAGAGGATGATTTGCCCGATGGTTTGTGGATGCAGGTAGACAGTTTGTTAATCTTCGACCAGGTGAAACGCAAAATTTGGGCGATCGCCTACGCCAACCTGCGTGATCCCGGTACGCATCAGGAAGCCGCTTATCAGGATGCCTGCGATCGCGTAACCCAACTGGTCAACAAGCTTCAATCTCCCCTTTCCGACCAGGCAAGAATGCTGGTCTGGACCTCGCCTGAAGTGCGGCGGCAGGAACCAGGGGATCCCCAGCCACCAGCCGCCAGCCCAACTCTTTCATTCAGCAGCAATACGTCTAAACAAGAATTCTGTGCCAATGTAGAAAAAGCCAAAGCCCATATCCAGGCAGGCGATATTTTTCAGGTGGTTTTGTCTCAGCGCCTCACCGCCGAATATACTGGCGATCCCTTTGCCCTTTACCGATCGCTGAGACTGATCAATCCCTCGCCTTATATGGCATACTTCCACTTTGGCAACTGGCAGATTATTGGATCCAGCCCTGAGGTGATGGTAAGAGCAGAACAGGCTGACCCGACATCACCCATGGTAGCGGTTGTTCGTCCGATTGCAGGCACCCGCCCCCGCGGCAAAACTCCCCATGAAGACGCCGAACTGGCAGAAGATTTGCTGCGAGATCCCAAAGAACTTGCCGAACATGTGATGCTGGTGGACCTGGGGCGGAACGATCTGGGTAGAGTTTCCGTCAATGGCACTGTCCGAGTGGATGAACTGATGGTGATTGAACGGTACTCTCACGTCATGCACATTGTCAGCAATGTAGTCGGAGAGCTGGCTCCAACAAAAACTGCCTGGGACTTGCTCAAAGCCTGTTTTCCAGCAGGTACCGTCAGCGGTGCTCCCAAAATTCGGGCGATGGAAATTATTCATGATCTGGAACCCTGCCGTCGGGGTCCCTACTCTGGAGCCTATGGATATTACGACTTTGAAGGGCAGTTGAATACCGCGATCGCCATTCGGACAATGGTCGTTCGCTCCCTAGAGGGCGATAAACACGCGGTGAGTGTCCAGGCTGGTGCCGGACTGGTGGCTGATTCGATTCCCGAGAAGGAGTATGAAGAAACCCTGAACAAGGCCAAAGGGATGCTCGAAGCCATCCGCAGCCTTGGTTAA
- a CDS encoding PTPA-CTERM sorting domain-containing protein, translating to MNAALLKSGFALAILSFSPIIPSLAYAADLNSPSLDSAVSLPAQLCNMGGVTGFSSCVGSRQVMTGETAAAANQILNSGVFDGITDWTFDVNLDPNQTGPNILGVSQTGLGSITGTLKFSRTDLAQKAIAIVLRTSNAFSIYYIPAGTLKSASDLSWNTLGVSTDEQGNPQDLTQVSVYFSDRTEAAFTVPPLGVLGAGLAALPALGGGSGSSGGGSGVLSSLTNGETGFLDDNGTPDDSTSPGDPNSPDTPDSTTPIPAPVLLPGILGVGIAVLRRRKTETFKMKSKG from the coding sequence ATGAACGCTGCATTGCTCAAGTCTGGATTTGCTCTGGCGATTTTAAGCTTTAGTCCAATCATTCCCTCTCTGGCTTATGCCGCTGACCTCAATAGTCCATCTCTGGACTCGGCTGTCTCACTTCCTGCCCAGCTCTGCAACATGGGAGGAGTCACCGGATTTTCCTCCTGCGTTGGTTCCCGTCAGGTTATGACCGGCGAAACCGCCGCCGCTGCCAATCAAATTCTGAACTCTGGTGTATTTGATGGAATTACCGATTGGACCTTTGATGTCAACCTGGACCCCAATCAAACTGGTCCCAACATACTTGGTGTAAGCCAGACCGGACTGGGGTCGATTACAGGAACCCTGAAATTCTCCCGGACTGACCTGGCTCAAAAGGCGATCGCGATTGTTCTGAGAACCAGTAATGCATTTAGCATTTACTACATCCCCGCTGGAACCCTGAAAAGCGCCAGTGATCTGAGCTGGAATACACTTGGCGTCAGCACCGATGAACAAGGAAATCCTCAAGATCTGACCCAGGTTTCAGTGTATTTCAGTGACAGAACTGAAGCCGCTTTCACGGTCCCTCCCCTGGGGGTATTAGGAGCTGGGCTGGCAGCGCTACCCGCACTGGGTGGTGGGTCTGGTTCTTCGGGTGGCGGGTCTGGAGTTCTGTCAAGTCTGACTAATGGTGAAACGGGATTCTTAGATGACAATGGAACTCCTGACGATTCGACTTCTCCTGGAGATCCCAATTCCCCAGACACTCCCGACAGCACCACACCCATTCCGGCTCCTGTTCTACTACCGGGTATTCTTGGTGTGGGGATTGCGGTTCTGCGCAGGCGCAAAACTGAAACCTTCAAGATGAAATCTAAGGGATGA
- a CDS encoding RNA recognition motif domain-containing protein gives MSVRLYVGNLPEELSRQELEDVFADAGDSISTKIITDRKTNKCRGFGFVTVKSDEQADEIIEKYNGFLLKDNALKVERAQPRTKEKGEDQPATVTEASASFNTGNRRKNNNNKSKRSSSSSQVEQDVQPDPRWAQELEKLKQLLAAQTTNS, from the coding sequence ATGTCCGTCCGTCTCTATGTAGGCAATTTACCTGAAGAGCTTAGTCGCCAGGAACTGGAAGATGTTTTTGCTGACGCCGGCGATTCCATCTCAACCAAAATCATCACCGACCGCAAGACCAACAAGTGTCGCGGTTTTGGCTTTGTCACCGTTAAAAGTGATGAGCAAGCCGATGAAATCATTGAAAAGTACAATGGCTTCTTGCTGAAAGACAATGCGTTGAAAGTGGAAAGGGCACAACCCCGTACTAAAGAAAAGGGTGAAGATCAACCTGCCACTGTTACAGAGGCTTCTGCCAGTTTTAATACAGGCAACCGCCGGAAGAACAACAACAACAAATCCAAGCGTTCTTCGAGCAGCTCTCAAGTGGAGCAGGATGTGCAGCCCGATCCTCGTTGGGCACAGGAGTTAGAAAAACTGAAGCAACTTCTTGCGGCTCAAACTACAAATTCCTGA
- a CDS encoding glutathione S-transferase N-terminal domain-containing protein translates to MIDLYTFTTPNGRKVSIMLEEVELPYTVHVIDITKGDQFTPAFVAINPNSKIPAIIDRTTDMTIFESGAILIYLAEKTGKLMPLDQKNRFLILEWLMFQMASIGPMFGQLNHFKRFAPEKIPYAIDRYEKETLRLYGVLDSQLAKHEFICGDYSIADIATFPWVAAYEFQGLTLNHHPNLKRWFETIQARPAVQTGMNVPSRNA, encoded by the coding sequence ATGATTGATCTATACACGTTTACAACTCCCAACGGGCGGAAAGTCTCCATTATGCTGGAGGAGGTTGAACTGCCCTACACTGTGCATGTTATCGATATCACAAAAGGGGACCAGTTCACACCAGCGTTTGTGGCTATCAATCCCAACAGCAAAATTCCTGCCATCATCGATCGCACCACCGACATGACCATCTTTGAATCCGGGGCAATCCTGATTTATCTGGCAGAAAAGACTGGCAAGCTGATGCCCCTGGATCAGAAAAATCGCTTTCTGATTCTGGAATGGCTGATGTTTCAGATGGCCAGTATTGGACCCATGTTTGGACAACTCAACCACTTTAAGCGGTTTGCCCCAGAAAAAATTCCCTATGCTATTGACCGCTATGAGAAAGAAACCCTGCGACTCTATGGTGTTTTAGATAGCCAACTGGCAAAGCATGAGTTCATTTGTGGCGACTACTCGATCGCCGACATCGCCACTTTTCCCTGGGTAGCTGCCTATGAGTTTCAAGGGCTGACCCTCAACCACCACCCCAACCTGAAGCGCTGGTTTGAAACGATTCAGGCTCGCCCTGCCGTTCAAACAGGGATGAATGTTCCCTCCCGCAACGCCTGA
- the coaD gene encoding pantetheine-phosphate adenylyltransferase, whose protein sequence is MLAVYPGSFDPITLGHLDIIERGCKLFDRVVVAVLRNPNKTPLFTVAERIDQIQRATYHLPNLEVDSFDGLTVSYARMRQATVLLRGLRVLSDFEMELQMAHTNKTLSDQVETVFLATSNEYSFLSSSLVKEIARFGGPIDHLVPQQVASDIYKCYAKIHPASAPIQDSMPVPEYTTTEPSTEIMREQET, encoded by the coding sequence GTGCTTGCAGTTTATCCCGGTAGTTTTGATCCCATCACCCTGGGGCACCTCGACATTATTGAGCGCGGGTGCAAGCTTTTTGATCGAGTGGTGGTGGCAGTCTTACGCAATCCTAACAAAACACCCCTGTTTACCGTGGCAGAGCGGATCGATCAAATCCAGCGAGCAACCTATCACCTTCCTAATTTAGAGGTCGATAGCTTTGATGGGTTAACAGTCAGTTATGCCAGGATGCGTCAGGCTACTGTATTACTTCGAGGGTTAAGGGTGCTTTCGGATTTTGAGATGGAGCTGCAAATGGCTCATACTAATAAAACCCTTTCTGATCAGGTCGAGACTGTTTTTTTGGCAACTTCCAATGAATACAGTTTTTTAAGCAGTAGTCTAGTGAAAGAAATCGCCAGGTTTGGCGGTCCGATTGACCATTTGGTTCCCCAACAAGTCGCTTCAGATATCTACAAATGTTACGCCAAGATTCATCCAGCATCAGCCCCGATCCAGGACTCAATGCCGGTACCGGAGTACACCACAACGGAACCGTCAACCGAGATCATGCGAGAACAGGAAACGTGA
- a CDS encoding shikimate kinase, translating to MNHWLKGVNLYLIGMMGAGKTTVGQLLAEQLDYRFFDTDAMIERVAGQSISQIFAESGETAFRTLESQVLSELSAYSRLAIATGGGIVMKRENWGYLRHGIVIWLDVPVEQLQARLAGDRSRPLLQGTDPMARLQALLAQRRPLYSQADVQVSYETGETPEQIAAKVMAQLRQVIKPERSSGNGVV from the coding sequence GTGAATCACTGGCTGAAAGGGGTCAACCTGTACCTGATTGGCATGATGGGGGCAGGAAAAACAACGGTAGGACAGTTGCTGGCGGAACAACTGGATTATCGGTTTTTTGATACGGATGCTATGATTGAACGCGTTGCCGGGCAATCCATCAGCCAGATATTTGCAGAGTCAGGGGAAACAGCATTTCGGACCCTGGAAAGTCAGGTGCTGTCAGAATTGTCGGCCTACTCTCGCCTGGCGATCGCCACAGGTGGCGGAATTGTCATGAAACGAGAAAATTGGGGTTATCTGCGTCACGGGATTGTGATCTGGCTGGATGTCCCGGTCGAGCAATTGCAGGCGCGACTGGCAGGGGATAGAAGCCGTCCCCTGCTTCAGGGCACAGACCCTATGGCTCGCCTCCAGGCATTACTTGCCCAGCGCCGACCACTGTACTCCCAGGCAGATGTGCAGGTAAGCTATGAAACAGGTGAAACTCCTGAGCAGATTGCCGCCAAAGTCATGGCGCAACTCCGGCAGGTGATTAAACCAGAACGGTCCAGCGGAAATGGGGTAGTCTGA
- a CDS encoding FIST signal transduction protein, with protein MTEPIANSMKWTSALSTRPSLEAAIAEVVEQAKESLQATPDLALVFISSAFTSEYARLMPLLQEYLPALPILGCGGGGVVGADRSGITQEVEGQPALSLTLASLPNVKVQTFYLGAEDLPDLDSPPDAWINQIGVPVTAQPHFILLADPFSSRINDLLQGLDFAYPGAVKVGGLASGGGGNAQTGLFCNYRLYRKGTVGVALSGDIVVETIVAQGCRPIGQPYWVTEGERNILFGLEEQPGADPSPYRSGARVSQKRTPLEVLQDLIQNLSDADRTLAQHSLFVGIAQNEFKQNLEQGDFLIRQLLGVDPRVGAIAIGDHIRPGQRIQFHLRDAQASAEDLETLLRRYRQQSRHSATGALMFSCLGRGEGLYGEPNYDSHLFSQYQPGVSLSGFFCNGEIGPVGGSTFLHGYTSVFGIYRQP; from the coding sequence ATGACAGAACCCATCGCCAACTCAATGAAGTGGACCAGTGCCCTTTCTACGCGCCCTTCCCTGGAAGCCGCGATCGCCGAGGTTGTGGAGCAGGCAAAAGAATCGCTACAGGCAACACCTGACCTGGCTCTGGTGTTTATTTCCTCTGCCTTTACCAGCGAATATGCCCGCCTCATGCCCCTGCTGCAAGAGTATCTTCCAGCACTGCCCATTTTGGGTTGTGGGGGTGGGGGTGTGGTGGGGGCAGATCGATCTGGAATCACCCAGGAGGTCGAGGGTCAGCCTGCTCTGAGCCTGACGCTGGCATCCCTCCCCAATGTGAAAGTCCAGACATTTTATCTGGGGGCTGAAGATTTGCCAGACCTGGATAGTCCACCGGATGCCTGGATTAATCAGATTGGTGTGCCCGTGACTGCCCAACCCCATTTCATTTTGCTGGCAGATCCGTTTTCTTCCAGGATTAATGACTTATTGCAGGGGCTTGACTTTGCTTACCCCGGTGCTGTCAAAGTCGGCGGGTTAGCCAGCGGTGGGGGTGGGAATGCCCAGACCGGGCTGTTTTGTAACTATCGACTTTATCGGAAGGGAACGGTTGGGGTTGCCTTAAGTGGCGATATTGTGGTGGAAACTATCGTGGCACAGGGGTGCCGTCCGATTGGTCAACCCTACTGGGTGACTGAGGGTGAACGAAATATTTTGTTCGGTTTGGAAGAACAACCAGGTGCTGATCCTTCTCCCTATCGCAGTGGGGCGCGGGTTTCCCAAAAGCGAACCCCCCTGGAGGTTTTGCAAGATTTAATTCAGAACCTGAGCGATGCCGATCGAACCCTGGCACAGCACTCTCTGTTTGTTGGGATTGCCCAAAATGAGTTCAAACAAAATCTGGAGCAGGGAGACTTTTTGATCCGCCAGCTATTGGGAGTTGACCCCCGGGTGGGAGCAATCGCGATTGGCGATCACATTCGTCCTGGTCAACGGATTCAGTTTCACCTGCGGGACGCCCAGGCTTCTGCTGAGGATCTGGAAACGCTCTTGAGACGATATCGCCAACAATCCAGACATTCTGCGACTGGAGCCTTGATGTTTTCCTGTTTAGGGCGGGGAGAAGGGCTATACGGTGAGCCTAATTATGACTCGCATCTGTTCAGTCAGTATCAACCCGGTGTATCTCTTAGTGGTTTCTTTTGCAATGGTGAAATTGGTCCAGTGGGTGGCAGTACTTTCTTACATGGTTACACCTCGGTTTTTGGGATTTATCGTCAACCCTGA
- the miaE gene encoding tRNA-(ms[2]io[6]A)-hydroxylase — translation MISSIPTTIKFLQQPTSEAWIHQALSHLDIILLDHSHCERKAAGVALNLMFRYPSSEKLVRSLTAIAREELEHFEQVNQILEARGIPLRSLAPPPYGAGLNKQIRIQEPDRLLDSLLVSALIEARSHERLGLLGACCPDPELAEFYRRLMASEARHYGVYWVLATTYCDRSVVEKRLEELAAVESSLLSTLHPEPRIHS, via the coding sequence GTGATCTCTTCAATTCCCACAACCATCAAGTTTTTACAACAACCGACTTCCGAAGCGTGGATCCATCAGGCACTGAGCCATCTAGATATCATTCTGCTGGACCACTCTCATTGCGAGCGGAAAGCCGCAGGAGTAGCCTTGAACTTAATGTTTCGCTATCCATCCAGTGAAAAACTGGTGCGATCGCTCACGGCGATTGCCAGAGAAGAGCTAGAGCACTTTGAACAGGTCAATCAAATCTTAGAAGCACGCGGAATCCCCCTCCGCTCCCTGGCTCCCCCACCCTATGGTGCCGGCTTAAACAAACAAATCCGCATCCAGGAACCCGATCGCCTGCTGGATTCACTGCTCGTATCTGCCTTGATCGAAGCCCGCAGTCATGAACGGTTGGGACTGTTGGGTGCCTGCTGCCCTGACCCTGAGCTGGCAGAATTTTACCGGCGTTTGATGGCTTCAGAAGCTCGCCACTACGGTGTTTATTGGGTACTGGCAACCACCTACTGTGACCGTTCGGTGGTCGAAAAACGTCTGGAAGAACTGGCTGCCGTAGAAAGCAGCCTGCTCTCCACCCTCCACCCTGAACCCAGAATTCACAGTTGA
- a CDS encoding IS630 family transposase: MSQYARQVIQEERPIRYFAQDESRFGLKTLIGRLITACGIKPIGQWLWLFKAFWLYGAVEPATGESFFLQFSHVDTACYQAFLEEFSKAYPDSLNILQVDNGRFHSSKDLVVPENVILLFQPAYCPELNPIERLWEYLKADLKWASFKTLEQLQAKVDQLLAQLTPEVIASITGYSFILNALSALNPI, encoded by the coding sequence TTGAGCCAGTATGCTCGGCAAGTCATCCAGGAGGAGCGTCCTATCCGTTATTTTGCTCAGGATGAAAGTCGCTTTGGACTCAAAACCCTGATTGGGCGCTTGATTACTGCTTGTGGTATCAAACCGATTGGGCAATGGCTATGGTTGTTCAAAGCGTTTTGGCTCTATGGGGCCGTCGAACCAGCAACCGGAGAGTCGTTTTTCTTGCAATTCTCCCATGTGGATACTGCTTGCTATCAAGCGTTCCTCGAGGAGTTCTCCAAAGCCTACCCCGATAGTCTCAACATTCTACAAGTGGATAACGGGCGTTTTCACAGCAGTAAAGATTTAGTGGTGCCAGAGAATGTGATTTTATTGTTTCAACCTGCTTACTGCCCAGAGTTAAATCCGATTGAAAGGTTGTGGGAATACCTCAAGGCAGATTTGAAGTGGGCTTCGTTCAAAACGCTAGAGCAACTCCAAGCGAAGGTCGATCAACTCCTGGCTCAATTGACTCCAGAAGTTATTGCTTCGATCACAGGATATTCCTTCATCCTGAATGCCCTATCTGCCCTGAACCCCATTTAA
- a CDS encoding GNAT family N-acetyltransferase, translated as MKTFYQDFLIRDWVPGDRAAAAAIIGSVLAEYGLRWEPTGADQDVLKIETFYQSRGGEFWVVEQHGKLVGTAAYYPIQRGRNAVEIRKMYLLPDSRGLGLGRFLLHQLEGTIAARGFDEIWIETASVLQEAVKLYENSGYQPAEGVETARCDRVYVKILTQTSIVNPQE; from the coding sequence ATGAAGACCTTCTACCAGGATTTCCTGATTCGTGATTGGGTACCCGGCGATCGCGCTGCCGCTGCTGCCATCATCGGTTCTGTGCTGGCAGAGTATGGGTTAAGGTGGGAACCCACCGGAGCCGACCAGGATGTCTTGAAAATTGAGACTTTCTACCAGTCAAGGGGTGGGGAGTTTTGGGTGGTTGAGCAGCACGGGAAACTGGTCGGTACTGCCGCCTATTACCCCATCCAGCGGGGGCGAAACGCCGTTGAAATTCGCAAAATGTACCTGCTTCCAGATTCCAGAGGGCTGGGGCTGGGCCGTTTTCTATTGCATCAGCTTGAAGGGACGATTGCTGCTCGCGGTTTTGACGAAATCTGGATTGAAACTGCCAGTGTTTTGCAGGAAGCTGTCAAACTTTACGAGAACAGCGGTTACCAGCCCGCAGAGGGGGTTGAGACAGCACGCTGCGATCGGGTTTACGTAAAAATACTGACTCAGACATCCATCGTGAATCCTCAGGAATGA
- a CDS encoding helix-turn-helix domain-containing protein yields the protein METPKDKERLQVLYWLKQEKPPSIGAIAKAIGKHRNTVGRWLLQYREGGVSAMLERKVSSGGVRKIPQWAEEALAKRLKNSEHGFASYGAVQQWLAEELGVEAEYHAVYQMTRYRLQAKLKVARPQNIKQDCERRESFKKTLQMTWSC from the coding sequence GTGGAAACACCAAAGGACAAGGAACGCCTGCAAGTGCTGTACTGGCTCAAACAGGAAAAGCCACCCAGCATTGGTGCGATTGCCAAGGCGATCGGGAAACATCGCAATACAGTAGGGAGATGGTTATTGCAGTATCGGGAAGGTGGGGTGAGTGCCATGCTGGAACGTAAAGTGTCGTCTGGCGGTGTCCGCAAGATTCCACAATGGGCGGAAGAGGCACTGGCTAAGCGATTAAAGAACTCGGAACATGGATTTGCCAGTTATGGAGCTGTGCAACAGTGGTTAGCGGAGGAGTTGGGTGTCGAAGCGGAGTATCATGCGGTATACCAAATGACGCGCTATCGCCTCCAAGCGAAGCTGAAAGTGGCTCGTCCGCAAAATATCAAGCAGGATTGTGAACGGCGCGAATCATTTAAAAAAACCTTGCAGATGACCTGGAGTTGTTGA
- a CDS encoding adenylate/guanylate cyclase domain-containing protein: MKNPIVPMQELASKKQWYSPVGRRLWLVICAPVVAQLLGSAFNIWYNFTYTQPLLSPAQLGVFLNTVKVFNLVGYPAGVALWIWIVRSLKQPCVQIQKGEPPRAEKLLKARQRVINLPWWGTVIAGGIWLLCIPVFLLALWLAPGELNPRILSDLPISFIIAALIAVTHGFFTIELLSQRLLYPILFQDARPAEIPGAFPLTLRSRGVMLAFCGGVCPIASLLLLALAPHSGGGGNAPFAIAVGGLGIAFSMSSAWMHGQLVVEPIKELQQVATAVADGNLNLRVELLRADEFGPLIDEFNQMIAELREKQRLQEMFGRHVGEQAALQILRRDPNLKGTEQELTVLFADLRNFTRRCATAHPQQIVTLLNIFLSEMVEIVEQRHGGMVNKFLGDGFMALFGVVDPDTDLPASPCYHATQAVTAAQDMLKSLQKINHYLESEGQLPLAMGIGIHTGIAVVGSIGSNRRLEYTAIGDTVNVAARVESLTKVMGEPLLFTGATQKALSDPFPTEPLPPQWVKGQPRPLSIYRLMLS, encoded by the coding sequence ATGAAAAATCCCATAGTACCCATGCAGGAACTGGCATCTAAAAAGCAGTGGTATAGCCCTGTTGGGCGACGCCTGTGGCTGGTCATCTGTGCTCCGGTCGTGGCTCAACTATTGGGAAGCGCGTTCAATATCTGGTATAACTTCACCTACACCCAGCCCTTATTGAGTCCTGCCCAGCTAGGGGTTTTCTTGAACACTGTGAAGGTATTTAACCTGGTTGGATACCCGGCAGGAGTTGCCCTCTGGATCTGGATAGTGCGGTCACTTAAACAGCCCTGTGTGCAAATTCAGAAGGGAGAACCTCCGCGAGCAGAAAAATTGCTGAAGGCCCGTCAACGGGTGATTAACCTGCCCTGGTGGGGGACGGTGATCGCTGGTGGTATCTGGCTGCTTTGCATTCCGGTGTTTCTGCTGGCCCTGTGGCTGGCGCCCGGTGAGTTGAATCCGCGCATCCTCTCCGATCTCCCGATTTCATTTATTATTGCGGCACTGATTGCAGTGACCCACGGTTTTTTCACGATTGAACTGTTGAGCCAGCGGTTGCTTTACCCAATCCTGTTTCAGGATGCCCGACCGGCTGAAATACCAGGGGCTTTTCCACTGACGCTGCGATCGCGGGGAGTGATGCTGGCATTTTGTGGTGGAGTGTGCCCAATCGCATCCCTGCTCCTGCTGGCACTGGCTCCCCACAGCGGTGGCGGAGGGAATGCCCCGTTTGCGATCGCCGTGGGTGGACTGGGGATTGCCTTCAGCATGAGCAGTGCCTGGATGCATGGACAACTGGTGGTTGAACCGATCAAAGAACTCCAGCAGGTTGCAACTGCTGTGGCAGACGGTAACCTCAATCTCCGGGTTGAACTATTGCGAGCTGACGAGTTTGGCCCTTTGATTGACGAGTTTAATCAAATGATTGCCGAACTTCGGGAAAAGCAACGATTACAGGAAATGTTTGGTCGTCATGTGGGGGAACAGGCTGCTCTCCAGATCCTCAGACGAGATCCCAACCTGAAGGGAACTGAACAGGAACTCACGGTCCTGTTTGCGGATCTGCGTAACTTCACTCGTCGCTGTGCAACTGCCCATCCTCAGCAAATTGTGACCTTGCTAAATATATTTTTATCCGAAATGGTAGAAATCGTAGAGCAGCGCCACGGCGGAATGGTCAACAAATTTTTGGGAGATGGGTTTATGGCGTTATTTGGCGTCGTCGATCCAGACACCGACCTGCCAGCTTCTCCCTGTTATCATGCGACTCAGGCAGTTACCGCTGCTCAGGACATGCTGAAAAGCCTGCAAAAAATAAATCATTACCTGGAGAGTGAGGGTCAGCTTCCCCTCGCAATGGGGATTGGAATTCATACCGGAATTGCCGTAGTGGGTAGCATCGGCTCCAACCGCCGATTGGAATACACGGCGATTGGTGACACGGTGAATGTCGCTGCCCGGGTGGAATCCCTGACCAAGGTCATGGGAGAACCCCTCCTCTTCACCGGTGCCACCCAAAAAGCGCTATCCGATCCCTTCCCAACCGAGCCGTTGCCCCCTCAGTGGGTAAAAGGACAGCCCAGACCCTTAAGTATTTATCGGTTGATGCTGAGTTGA